The nucleotide sequence TCGATATCGATAGCGAGGTCAGGCCCGCTCTGCATGGGTAGGGAAAAGGCGAATACAGACACACTGCCGAGGCCTTCAATGCTCACGAGTTCGGGTAGTTTGTTCTCGATCGCGAGCACGCCGGAGGGTTCGAGTTCCAAACCTACTTCATCCGCAACATCTGTTTCGTCCGGAACCGTTGGGTCTTCCGGCCCGCTTCCGTCTCCTTCGATTGCTGCCTTGAGTGAGTTGATCGCACTAACGGTGTTCGAATTGCCGCTTTGGATTTCCGACCGTATGGAGACGAGGTTTTTGGCGAGATTGGCCACGCCGCTTTTATAGGTCGCGTTCGTTAGTGCGTCGTTGGGTTTGGTGTCCGTATTGGGTGACCAAATAGGCGCATCGTTGTTTTGAGTTACTCCTTCCGGAGTCGTGGCCGTGGGGGCTTTGTCACTTTGTGGCACTTCGACCGGTTCAGGCAGCTCGTCCCCTGGCAGCACTAATTCCGGGTCAATTTCGACCCCGGTATCAAGTTCGGTCAGTGCTCCGTCCACCACCATCCATTGGTCATCGGAGTATTCCAGATCGGGAATTTCTTCGACCACCGTCACAACGGCGTAAGAAGGCACTTCAAATTCCTGAATCACAGCCTGACCAGGCTGAAGCGTTATTTCTCCGACAGGGCTGCCGTCCTGAATGAGTCGATACGTCACCGCAACGTCGCGAGTATTGCGCAGCGATAGGCGAACCGTCTTGTTTTGGTGGTTACTTCCCACCGGAAACGGTTGGTGGATCCTTTCGCCTTTGACGTAGGTCGGGACAGTTGCGTTATCCGTGGAGTAGACGCGTTCCACGATGTAATGCGATTCTCCTGACAATACGTCGAACGGTCCAAGAATCCCGACCGTGATCGGGAGCCCCCCGTCTCCGGTGAACCATTGCACGTTCGCTAGCTTTGACGCGTAACTCGCCGGTGTTCCATCGTCATGAATAACCGAGATGACAAGGTTGTCTCCGTTCACACTTCCAGTCCATGGGGCACTAGAGGCCTCTGGATCCGCGACGTTGACGGTACGAATGTAGAACTGGCTCGTGTCACTCCCAGGCACAAATTCCCACTTCGCAGAGACCCAGAATTGGAAATTGCCTTCCACGGCTAGATCTTCACTCCATGCCGTGAGTGCCGACAGTATGAACATTCCAAATACGATGAAGTATTTCATCTCAGCCTCGATTGCCCCCGTCTTTGATTCCCGCCCGGAAAAGCCAGAGGATGAACCAAACCAGCAGCAGGCAAAATTGTAGTTGTTCTATCGTAAATTCCATGGGGAGAAAGAGGGGGGAGGGAACACCTCCCCCCTGGTTTGATCAGCTCGTGAACGACTTGAAGACGCGCACGGCCCACTTGCCGCCGAACTTGAAGGCCATGAGGCCTACGCCCGCGACGGCAGCGATTGCACCGGCAGCAAGGCCCGCAGTGGCGATTGCGCCGAGTTCCGTGGTGATGGCGGAGATATCCATTTGTTTTCCTTTCCTTGGCTCACAGTTCCGCGACGGTCTTGAAGCTCGACCAGATGTGACCTGCTAAGTATCCGGCTCCGTAGATGGTCACAGCGAAGGCGAGCACGGCACCGACGAGAGGAACTAGATCTGCCATGAGTTTTGTTGTTTTTGTTGGGTTATCCGGCTTTGCCGGTTCTTCGGTCAGGGTGACGCGAAAAGTTTAGACGGTGGCTGGCTCGGGCGTTTTGCCGTGCGTTCCGTTGGCTTGGTTCAGGGTGAGAAGCTCCAATTGGTCGGAGGGCTTCGTCCGCTCGAGGAGGTAGTCCAATTCCGCGGTGTAACAGGTCACTTCATGCTCGAGGGCTTTGATTCGGTCCTGTTGGCATTGGACGTAGAGTTCCACTTGCGTGCAGGTCGCAGGAGGGAGCAGCGCCTTTACTTCGGCGTCTGCAATTTGCTCTTCCAGTTCGGAGAGCTTCCTCCGGAGTCTCGCTTCTAGGGCTTTTTCTCGGGATGTCATCGGAGTCAGTTAAATTATCTTTCAACAAGGGTAAGCCGCGCGGTGCGCTGGCGCGCACCCGCGCGGCTTGTCTCACTTTGTGGAACCGACCATTTCAGGCCGTTTAAGCTTCACCTGGACTTTGAGGAGTCCGTCCGCGGAGTAGTGAGGCACGACAGGTGCAATCACTTCGTCGTTGTCCTGGAGCAGGATGGGGGATTGCCCCGGTTCCAGGCTTTGCTCGACCTTGACGAACTGTTTCCCGGCGAGGACTTGCCCCTCCACGATTTGAATGGTTCGTCCGGTTTTGGTTTGGAACGAACGGAGTTCGAAGTCTCCGACCGCTTTGCCGATTACGTATACCCCTGGAGGCAGGGAGGAAGCTGCGTTAGCCATGTTGTTGTTATTTTTTGGGTTTTGATTTCACAGTCCGCTTGCGTAATGCCATAGCGGATACGGAGTTCAGCGAACGCCGCCAACAGATCGCCCCAACGTGATGTTTGCATCACGAGGAGTTTGTGTCTGGTGGTGCCGTCCGAAGAGGTTGATCGGGCAACGACACACCGAGTCCATCGGACGATTCTCTCCCCGATTGTATCCATTTCGTGGGCACAGTCGTTTTTTGTTTCGTCGATATCATCGAGCTGCCGGGGGGACGGCGTGTCCTCTGGTGGCGCATCGTTGCCCGAAAAGAATCCCATGGACGTTTGAAATAGGCGGACCTTCGTCATGGAGGTGAGCCAGTCGGGTAAGTCCCCGGCTTGCTTGCACATATATTTAAAGAGGTAGGTCCATTCCTTGCGACGGACCCGGCGGATATCAGTGCGACCGAGGCCCCAGGCTTTCGTGACTTCTTCGCCGGGGATATGTCCACCGTAGTCGAACCAGAAATGCCAATGAGCGTAAACGAGGCCGTTGTTGTCCGGTTGATGGAGTTCCATTTTCCAGAACCAACGGCGGATCTTATAGCGCTTTCTGAGCCGAGCTATGAAACGACGAAGGCGAGCCTTCCCCATTTCATACGCTTCCGCTGGTTCCAGCAGTCGCCAAGTCCCTCCTTCGTCAGGACACAGCTCCCGATTGACTGTGAGGGTAATAAACCGACCTCCGTCGAGGTCGGGCATGCCGCGTTTCTTCATTTGCCGACATTTCGCGGCCGCGTTGCGCTCCGTCCAAAAGTTCGGAGTCGTGTAGGGCATGAGTTCTACCACAGCGAACCCCCATTCGGTTTGTCGTGGCGGATGACGCGGAGCTGACCGCAGCGCATGCATTGGCACGTCGTTTGACGAATATCCGCATCGAGGAAGTCCCATTCGTGGCCGTTCCACATGCACAGGCACCAGAGCCGGAGTTTACGCAGCACCTTCATGACGCTATGCCTTTTCGCCTTCGGCGACCCCTACGCGGGGGGCGCCCCCCGCCAAAACCACCGTATTGATCCTAGGTAGCTCCGTGATCGGTCCGCCCAGGAGCGGGTTTGCGTTGATTCGACCGTGACGGAGATTGTCTTGCCGGCGCCATTCTAGCGCCGTGCCGTGGAGAACGCGGGCCGATCTGGACGCGAGGTGTAGTCCGTTGACAGTAGCGGCGAATTCGCCGCGTTCGGTGGCGTCAGCCAGGGCGCGGAGCGTTTCCGCCAGCTTGTGCGCTTTTTGTGCGATGTCGGGACACTTGAGCGCGCCCCCCTCATAGGTGCTCATGGTGCCTTCCTTTCTGCCTCACAGAGCGCCAGAAAAGTTACTAATCCTAGCGCTATTTGTGAGTGTATTTGTGCGTTTACCGTTTCGCCGGTTTCGCAAGTAACTACTACCGTAAGTAGTTGCGAATCAATGCAATATGGTTCGAACCCATGTCGGGCAGCCAGGAAGCTTTAGCTGACGGGATGACAGGCGAGGGAGAGAACCAAAATGGTTCGACGAAGACCGCGCGAGCGGTCGGAGATGGGGCACCCGCAGGGTGATCCCGCGAGAGCGGGATGCCGCGAAGCCGGCACCAACCCATGTCGGGCAGCCAGGAAGCTTTAGCTGACGGGATGACAGGCGAGGGAGAGAACCAAATGGTTCGACGAAGACCGCGCGCGAGCGGTCGGAGATGGTGCACCCGCAGGGTGATCCCGCGAGAGCGGGATGCCGCGAAGCCGGCACCAACCCATGCCGAGCCGCCACGTTGCCCTAAAATTTGGCCGGGTGGTTTTAACGGCCCGCTCGCGATGCGCAGGCTTGAGCGACTGCACGGGAGTAGCTGAGCTGACCACCGTGGATTGTTTTTTAATCGCGTCCCTGCGCCGTGGTGGCGCCGTTTTGAGCCTGGCGGGCTTGGCCTGGCTTACCGCGATGGACATTCGGGCTCAGCCCGAGCCCGAGGATGCGGCGATGCGCGTATGGGACGAGGCGGCGACCGGACGACCGCGCATGTCTCAATTGATCGATTTTTGGACCGTTCCGGTGGAGGAGCGCGAGGCCGGGGTGCGGTATCGGTTCGAAGTCGATGTGCTCTACTATGATCCGGCGTGGAATATCCTGCATGTGCAGGACGCGAGCCTCCCGGAGTTTCTTCAAACCGAGAAGACGTTGCCGCTGGTGACGGGGCAACGGGTAGCGATCAGCGGTGTCACCGGATCACCGGGGCAGGAATTTTGGATTCGCGACGCGCAGTTTGAGTCGCTCGGTCCGGCCCACATTGGGTGGGAGGCGGTCAATCTCTCGGCGGTCGACCATCAGGCGGTAATCAATTCACCGATCGAGGTGGTCGGCCTGGTCATGGCCCAAACCTTCGATGATCCGGAGCATCTCGAACTCTCGATGCTGATCGATGGCATCGCGACCACGGTGTGGGTGTTGGTTGATCCCGAGGCGCCGGTGCCGGCGTGGGAAGGCGTGGTCGTGCGGGTGCGGGGCGTGCATGGCGGGCATTTTGACGCGGCCGGCAACCTGGACTCGCTGGAGCTGTTTTGCCCGAGTCCGCATCACATTGATTATGTCGCGGCGCTGGCGGTCGCGCCGCAGTTTGAAATCCCCGTTACTGATGTGGGGCGGGTGGTGCTGTCGCGCGAACCCGGGCCGGTGCGGCTGCAGGGCAAGGTGGTGAAAGCGCCGGAAAAGGGTCAACTGACCCTGCGCGACGAAACGGGCCAAGTCGTGGTCGAGACGTGGCAACAGCTGCCCGTGGCGAAGGATGATCCTCTCGAAGTCGTGGGATATCCGGCGGTCGATGGCGTGAGCATACGATTAACCCGGGCGTGGGCGCGAATCCCGTCGGACGACCGCCGGGAAGTGGATCTGAGTCAGGACCAGCAACTGCGATGGCTGCACCGAATGACCGCCAGTGTGATGGAGCTCACGCCGTCGGAGGCCGCCAAAACCCATCCGGTGCAGGTGGATGGTGTGGTGACGTGGTCCAGCGATGATGCGATGCAGTTTTTCCTGCAGGATTCGTCGGGTGGCATTGGCGTGGTGCGGGCGGATGCCCGGCAACAGCCCCCGGCGGTGGGAGCCCATGTCATGGTCACAGGATTTACGGCGCAGGGTGACTTCGCTCCCGTGATTCGGGCGAGTTTAGTCAAAACCGTCGGTAATTTGTCGTTGCCCCGCGCTCGCCAAGTCACCTTGGAACAAGCGCAAACGGGAGTGGAGGAGGCGCAGTGGGTATCGATGTCGGGCTTCGTGCACGATGTGCGACGCGATGGCGGTTGGGCGCGATTGGATTTATCCACGTCAGCGGGACCGTTGTCGGCCCGGCTGCCCACGGATGCGAGTCTCACCGATCTGGTGGGGGCGGTGGTGGAACTGCATGGCGTCTGCACGGCCGTCGCTGATGAAGACCGTAAACTCAGGGGCATTGAAATGTGGGTGGCGGGACGCGACCAAATCGAGGTGTTGGATCCGGGGCCCCAGAATGTTTTTGCCCTGCCGTTCACTCCCATCAGTGAGCTGGGGCGTTTCAACGCCGCCTCGAGCTTGCGGCGACGTATCAAAGTGCAGGGTGTGATCATGCACCAGTCCGAGTCGGGACGGATCTATATGGAGGAGACCGGGGCTTCGTTGTTGGTGCACTCCCGCCAGCGTCAACCGCTGCGTCGGGGAGATCGGGTGGAGGTGGTGGGGTTCCCGGGACGGGAAGGCGGGCGCATGGTGCTGCGGGAAAGCACCTACCGACGCATCGCGGAAGGGGCGTCCCCGCCCCCGGTGGTTATCGATGAGCCCGGTCGGTTGCGGGCGGAGTTGGACGGTCATTTGGTCCGGATCGAAGGGCACGTGCTGGAACGGTTTCGCGCGGACGGTGAGGGGCGACTGTGGGTGCAAAACGGACGGGCGGTTTTTGAAACTCATCTCGAAAACCGCACCGATCGTGACGTGCAAATGTTGCCGATCGAAGGCAGTCGGATCGCTGTCACCGGCGTTTACGAAGTCGAGTTCAGTGATCGGGCGCGACCGTTGAGTTTTCGGCTCCTGGTCGATGAAACCGAACAGATCGAAGTCCTGTCGGCACCGCAGTGGTGGACCCGGGAGCGTGCGATCGGCGCGGGAACCCTGTTGTTGGTGAGTGTGATGCTCACGCTGCTGTGGGTCCGTCATTTGCACGGGCGGGTCAAGGTGCAGTCGCGGGAACTCGATGATCAAATGAATCGAGCCACGCGCCTCGAAGCCGACCTTCAGCGGGCTTCGCGACTCGAATCGTTGGGCACCATGGCGGGAGGTGTGGCGCAGGATTTCAATGAGTTGCTCGATCGCATGTTGAGCAACATCGCCCGGGTAGAGGAGAGTGCGGACCCGGATGGGAAATCAGGCATCTGGTTGCAGGAAACGCGGAGCGCAGTATCGCGTGCGCGGGATTTGACCCGTCGCCTCATGACGTTTGCGAAAGGCGGCGCGCCGGTTTGCGCACCGGTTGATTTGGTCGCCTTGGTGCAGTCGGAGGTAAATGCCTTCGACGTGGGAGTCTCCACCGAGGTGCAATGGACCGTCACATCCGATTGCCCGCGGGTGCCGGTCGACGACGGGCAACTTCGGCAGGTGGTGCGGAGTCTATTGCTCAACGCCGGACAGGCCATGCCTCGGGGCGGTATCTTACGTTGGGAAATCCGGCCGGTGCGGATTGATGCCGACAGCGATCTGCTGCTGGCATCCGGACGGTATGTGCAGATGATTCTGCACGACAACGGTGAGGGGATGGGCGAGAAGACGCTGGGGCGCGCTTTTGATCCCTACTTCACGACGCGAGCCGGCGCGGCGGGATTGGGGCTCGCGGTGGTTTATTCCGTGGTGCGGCGTCATCACGGCCACATCGTGATTGAGTCAACCCCGATGCTGGGGACCGATGTAAGCATTTGGCTGCCGGTCGATCGGGAAGCGTCGCGGCCGCCATTTCCCCTCGATGACGAGGTCGGCTCAGCCAAGCGCTGACCACCCGACCGCGACCTAGGAATCGCGGGACGAAGCTTCGTCGACACGACGCACGGGCAGGGTGCCGCTGCGCACATGCAGATCCCGCTGCGGGAATGGAATTTCGATGCCGTTTTCGCGCAGCACCGCTTCGATCTTGTAATAGAGTTCACTGCGAAAACGTTTCGGATTTTGCAGCATTTCGGCGGTCCAAACACCGATCTCGAAATCGAGTGAGCTGTCGCCGAAACCGATGAAAAAGATGTTGGGTGCGGGGTCTCGCAGCACTTCGGACTGGCTCAGCGCGACTTCGGTCATGAGGCGGCGGAACTTCGGCACGTCTGATCCGTAGGCGATGCCGACGGGGACATTGATCCGCACCTTGGGGTCGCCGTGACTCCAGTTGACGACGGGTTCGCTGATGAAGTTGGAGTTGGGCACGATCACCGAAATGTTGTCGTTGGTGACGACAATGGTGCTGCGCAGGCTGATTTTGGCGACCTTGCCCGCGACGCCGTTTACCTCGACGCGGTCGCCGATCGCGATCGGACGTTCCGCCAGAATGATGATGCCGGAGATGAAGTTGTGGACGATGTTTTGCAGGCCGAAGCCCAGACCCACACCGATCGCTCCGGCGAATACGGCGAGCGAACTCAGGTCGATGCCGACAAAATTAAGCGCGAGGTAAAACCCCAGCGTGAGAAAGATGTAACCACTAATGCGGGCGATGGCGAATCGCATGCCTTCATCCAGGTGGGTGCGGGAGAGCACCCGGGTGAGAAAAATCCGTCTCAGCACGGCCTCCGCGAAGATCACCAACGTGATCAGAATCAGGAGCTTGAGAATGCCGAGGGCCGTGATCGGCGTGTCGCCCAGATCGAACAGCGGATGACGAAGCAATTCGATGATCTGGGCGAGCAGTGAAGGGGTGGTTTCGTCCATGGGGCGGGGGAGAATCAGGAAGTAACGACGAACGGCGCGAAGTATCCGTGCTGCGCCGGGGGGTAGCGACCAATGAGTCGCACGCCTTCGTCGAGGGTCTCTTCTTCCTGAACGTGCCCGACCTGATGGAGTCGTGCAACCACATCGTAGCGGTCGTGGGGCACGAGGAGTTCGGCACTGCCAAACGTGTCCCGAATGAGATCGGTGCAATGGGTGGCGAGCTCGTCAAGCCCTTCACCGGACACGGCCGAGACGAACAAGGCGTCGGGCACCAGCAATCGCGCGCGGTGCAGTTGCTCGGGCGTCGCGGCGTCGACTTTGTTGAACACGGTCAGACGCGGCCGGGAATCGGCGTCGAGTTCGCCGAGCACTTCCAGCGTGGTCTGGCGGTGTTCGGCGACACTCGGGGCGGTGACGTCGAGCACATGAATCAGAAAATCGGATACAATCGCCTCTTCGAGGGTCGCCTTGAACGCCTCGACCAGGCCGTGGGGCAGGCGGCGGACAAATCCCACCGTGTCGGTCACGAGCAGCTTTTGGTTGCCGGGCAGAATCAGCTGGCGAGTGGTGGGGTCGAGGGTGGCGAAGAGCTTGTCCTCAGCCAGCACGGTGGCGCCGGTCAAGGCATTGAGCAGGGAGGATTTGCCGGCGTTGGTGTAGCCTACAATGGCGGCGGTGGGCACGGGCACGCGGCGGCGTTTCTGGCGTTGCACGCCCCGGTGTTGCTGCACTTCGACCAGCTCGCGTTTCAGGCGGGCGATGCGGTCGCGCACGATGCGGCGGTCCTGTTCGAGCTGGGTTTCACCTTCACCGCTCATGGCGCCTTTGCCGCGTTGACGGGAAAGGTGGGTCCAGGCCCGCGTGAGCCGGGGCATGGAATACTCCATGCGGGCGAGGGCCACTTGCAGCACGGCTTCGCGCGTCTGGGCCCGGTCGGCAAAAATATCCAGGATGACCTCCTGGCGATCGATGACGGTGAGTTCCGAAATGCGTTCCCAGTTGCGCTGTTGGGCCGGGGACAGGCCTTCGTCGAAAACGATCACATCGCATTCGAGCAGGCGGGCCTCGCCGATGATCTCATCGACTTTGCCGCTGCCCACCAGCGTGGCGGGAGTCGGCTGCCGCAGCTTGACGATGATGGAGCCCACGACGCCGATGCCGAGATTCTCGACCAGCTCGGTCAGCTCGATAAGCAGCTCCTCGGCTTCACCGGCGGCCATGGTCGCAGTTTGGACGCCGACGAGGAAGGCGCGTTCGACCCGGAGGGGGTCTTCTTTGGTTTGAGCGGTGTTGTCGAGGAAGTCAGCCATGCAGTCGTGGAAGTAAAAACGACCACATTGCTACAAATGTCCAGCGGGGCACAATCCTGCGATTTGGGTCCGAACGTGGGCGCGTGGTCGGCCTATTCCCGGCTCAGGCGCGTGATGGTGGGCCGGTCCTCGGGGCCATTGGCCATGTGGCGGATTAGGCGCTCGTTAAATTCCTTGGCGGGGTCGTGGCCCATGATTTTGAGCGCCTGCACGAGGGCGGCCACTTCGACCAGGCGGGCAATGTCCCGACCCGGACGCACGTAGAGATCCACGGCGGGAACCTGTTGGTCGAGAATCGGGTAGAAGTTTTCCTCCAGACCGGTGCGCTCCT is from Synoicihabitans lomoniglobus and encodes:
- a CDS encoding rolling circle replication-associated protein — protein: MPYTTPNFWTERNAAAKCRQMKKRGMPDLDGGRFITLTVNRELCPDEGGTWRLLEPAEAYEMGKARLRRFIARLRKRYKIRRWFWKMELHQPDNNGLVYAHWHFWFDYGGHIPGEEVTKAWGLGRTDIRRVRRKEWTYLFKYMCKQAGDLPDWLTSMTKVRLFQTSMGFFSGNDAPPEDTPSPRQLDDIDETKNDCAHEMDTIGERIVRWTRCVVARSTSSDGTTRHKLLVMQTSRWGDLLAAFAELRIRYGITQADCEIKTQKITTTWLTQLPPCLQGYT
- a CDS encoding ATP-binding protein, which translates into the protein MDCFLIASLRRGGAVLSLAGLAWLTAMDIRAQPEPEDAAMRVWDEAATGRPRMSQLIDFWTVPVEEREAGVRYRFEVDVLYYDPAWNILHVQDASLPEFLQTEKTLPLVTGQRVAISGVTGSPGQEFWIRDAQFESLGPAHIGWEAVNLSAVDHQAVINSPIEVVGLVMAQTFDDPEHLELSMLIDGIATTVWVLVDPEAPVPAWEGVVVRVRGVHGGHFDAAGNLDSLELFCPSPHHIDYVAALAVAPQFEIPVTDVGRVVLSREPGPVRLQGKVVKAPEKGQLTLRDETGQVVVETWQQLPVAKDDPLEVVGYPAVDGVSIRLTRAWARIPSDDRREVDLSQDQQLRWLHRMTASVMELTPSEAAKTHPVQVDGVVTWSSDDAMQFFLQDSSGGIGVVRADARQQPPAVGAHVMVTGFTAQGDFAPVIRASLVKTVGNLSLPRARQVTLEQAQTGVEEAQWVSMSGFVHDVRRDGGWARLDLSTSAGPLSARLPTDASLTDLVGAVVELHGVCTAVADEDRKLRGIEMWVAGRDQIEVLDPGPQNVFALPFTPISELGRFNAASSLRRRIKVQGVIMHQSESGRIYMEETGASLLVHSRQRQPLRRGDRVEVVGFPGREGGRMVLRESTYRRIAEGASPPPVVIDEPGRLRAELDGHLVRIEGHVLERFRADGEGRLWVQNGRAVFETHLENRTDRDVQMLPIEGSRIAVTGVYEVEFSDRARPLSFRLLVDETEQIEVLSAPQWWTRERAIGAGTLLLVSVMLTLLWVRHLHGRVKVQSRELDDQMNRATRLEADLQRASRLESLGTMAGGVAQDFNELLDRMLSNIARVEESADPDGKSGIWLQETRSAVSRARDLTRRLMTFAKGGAPVCAPVDLVALVQSEVNAFDVGVSTEVQWTVTSDCPRVPVDDGQLRQVVRSLLLNAGQAMPRGGILRWEIRPVRIDADSDLLLASGRYVQMILHDNGEGMGEKTLGRAFDPYFTTRAGAAGLGLAVVYSVVRRHHGHIVIESTPMLGTDVSIWLPVDREASRPPFPLDDEVGSAKR
- a CDS encoding mechanosensitive ion channel family protein, with translation MDETTPSLLAQIIELLRHPLFDLGDTPITALGILKLLILITLVIFAEAVLRRIFLTRVLSRTHLDEGMRFAIARISGYIFLTLGFYLALNFVGIDLSSLAVFAGAIGVGLGFGLQNIVHNFISGIIILAERPIAIGDRVEVNGVAGKVAKISLRSTIVVTNDNISVIVPNSNFISEPVVNWSHGDPKVRINVPVGIAYGSDVPKFRRLMTEVALSQSEVLRDPAPNIFFIGFGDSSLDFEIGVWTAEMLQNPKRFRSELYYKIEAVLRENGIEIPFPQRDLHVRSGTLPVRRVDEASSRDS
- the hflX gene encoding GTPase HflX, producing the protein MADFLDNTAQTKEDPLRVERAFLVGVQTATMAAGEAEELLIELTELVENLGIGVVGSIIVKLRQPTPATLVGSGKVDEIIGEARLLECDVIVFDEGLSPAQQRNWERISELTVIDRQEVILDIFADRAQTREAVLQVALARMEYSMPRLTRAWTHLSRQRGKGAMSGEGETQLEQDRRIVRDRIARLKRELVEVQQHRGVQRQKRRRVPVPTAAIVGYTNAGKSSLLNALTGATVLAEDKLFATLDPTTRQLILPGNQKLLVTDTVGFVRRLPHGLVEAFKATLEEAIVSDFLIHVLDVTAPSVAEHRQTTLEVLGELDADSRPRLTVFNKVDAATPEQLHRARLLVPDALFVSAVSGEGLDELATHCTDLIRDTFGSAELLVPHDRYDVVARLHQVGHVQEEETLDEGVRLIGRYPPAQHGYFAPFVVTS